A single region of the Mycobacterium lentiflavum genome encodes:
- a CDS encoding ABC1 kinase family protein, translating into MSSTKHRDVAKLDRVPLPIEAARVAVTGWQVTRSAARVVTKLPGRGPWQQKVIKQLPQTFADLGPTYVKFGQIIASSPGAFGESLSREFRGLLDRVPPADSEQVHKLFVEELGADPADLFAKWDETPFASASIAQVHYATLHTGEEVVVKIQRPGIRRRVAADLQILKRFAQAVELAKLGRRLSAQDVVADFSANLAEELNFRLEAQSMEAWVSHLHVSPLGRNIRVPTVHWDFTSDRVLTMERVQGIRIDDVAAIRKAGFDGVELVKALLFSLFEGGLRHGLFHGDLHAGNLYVDDQGRIVFFDFGIMGRIDPRTRWLLRELVYALLVTKDHAAAGKIVVLMGAVGTVKPEAEAARDLEKFATPLTMSTLGDMSYADIGKQLSTLADAYDVKLPRELVLIGKQFLYVERYMKLLAPKWQMMSDPQLTGYFANFMVEVSREHDSDLEA; encoded by the coding sequence ATGAGCTCTACCAAACACCGAGACGTGGCCAAGCTCGACCGGGTGCCGTTGCCGATCGAAGCGGCCCGCGTGGCGGTCACCGGTTGGCAGGTCACTCGTTCCGCCGCTCGCGTCGTCACCAAGCTGCCGGGCCGGGGCCCGTGGCAGCAGAAGGTGATCAAGCAGCTCCCCCAGACCTTCGCCGACCTGGGTCCGACGTATGTGAAGTTCGGCCAGATCATCGCGTCCAGCCCGGGTGCGTTCGGCGAGTCGCTGTCCCGCGAATTCCGCGGCCTGCTGGACCGGGTCCCGCCGGCCGACTCCGAACAGGTGCACAAGCTGTTCGTCGAGGAGCTCGGCGCCGACCCGGCCGACCTGTTCGCCAAGTGGGATGAGACGCCGTTCGCCTCGGCATCCATCGCGCAGGTGCACTACGCCACGCTGCACACCGGCGAGGAGGTCGTGGTCAAGATCCAGCGCCCGGGCATCCGCCGCCGGGTCGCCGCCGACCTGCAGATCCTGAAACGCTTCGCCCAGGCCGTCGAGCTGGCCAAGCTGGGCCGCCGGCTGTCAGCGCAAGACGTGGTCGCCGACTTCTCCGCCAACCTGGCCGAGGAGCTGAACTTTCGTCTCGAGGCGCAGTCGATGGAGGCTTGGGTCTCGCATCTGCACGTATCGCCGCTGGGCCGCAACATCCGGGTGCCGACTGTGCACTGGGACTTCACCAGCGACCGGGTGCTGACGATGGAGCGGGTGCAGGGCATCCGCATCGATGACGTCGCCGCCATCCGCAAGGCCGGGTTCGACGGCGTCGAACTGGTGAAGGCGCTGCTGTTCTCGCTTTTCGAAGGCGGGCTGCGGCACGGGCTGTTCCACGGCGACCTGCACGCGGGCAACCTGTACGTCGATGACCAGGGCCGCATCGTGTTCTTCGACTTCGGCATCATGGGCCGCATCGACCCGCGCACCCGTTGGTTGCTGCGCGAGTTGGTGTACGCGTTGCTGGTGACGAAGGACCACGCCGCGGCCGGCAAGATCGTCGTGCTGATGGGTGCCGTCGGCACCGTGAAGCCCGAAGCCGAGGCCGCCAGGGATCTGGAGAAATTCGCCACCCCGCTGACCATGTCGACGCTGGGCGACATGTCCTACGCCGACATCGGGAAGCAGCTGTCCACGCTGGCCGATGCCTACGACGTCAAGCTGCCCCGCGAGTTGGTGTTGATCGGCAAGCAGTTCCTCTACGTCGAGCGGTACATGAAGCTGCTCGCGCCGAAGTGGCAGATGATGTCCGACCCGCAGCTGACGGGGTACTTCGCCAACTTCATGGTCGAGGTCAGCCGCGAGCACGACAGCGACCTGGAGGCCTAG
- a CDS encoding DinB family protein, with the protein MTDERSALREYLAFHQSSYFAVSYGLTDEQARSAPSASALSVGGLVKHVTRMQRSWMARIAAAPHAAPKDPRPFDAKEFADQHVMRPDETLDGLLREFAEQNAESLRLVETADLDAAVPVPHDVPWFPKDLDAWSVRWVILHVINELARHAGHADIVRETIDGATMYDLIAGLEGWEIEGWVTPWSTGPDR; encoded by the coding sequence GTGACCGACGAGCGCAGCGCCCTGCGCGAATACCTGGCGTTTCACCAAAGCTCCTACTTCGCGGTGTCCTACGGCCTCACCGACGAGCAGGCCCGGTCGGCACCGTCGGCCAGTGCGCTGTCGGTCGGCGGGCTGGTCAAGCACGTGACACGGATGCAACGCAGCTGGATGGCACGCATTGCGGCCGCGCCGCACGCAGCACCGAAGGATCCCCGGCCGTTCGACGCAAAGGAGTTCGCGGACCAGCACGTGATGCGGCCCGACGAGACGCTGGACGGGCTGCTGCGGGAGTTCGCGGAACAGAACGCGGAGTCGCTGCGGCTGGTGGAAACCGCCGACCTCGACGCTGCGGTGCCGGTGCCACACGATGTTCCGTGGTTTCCCAAGGACCTGGATGCCTGGTCGGTGCGGTGGGTGATCCTGCACGTCATCAACGAGTTGGCCCGGCATGCGGGGCACGCCGACATCGTTCGGGAGACCATCGACGGAGCCACGATGTACGACCTGATCGCCGGGCTGGAAGGCTGGGAGATCGAGGGTTGGGTGACACCCTGGAGCACTGGGCCGGATCGGTAA
- a CDS encoding DinB family protein: protein MTDLTTQLADQLDWHWREQLRPRLDGLTDDGWITGVRSLSAADLTRRCGSAEGPYADYPLSELVLHINREAIHHGAEIACLRDLYAHRQTVNQED from the coding sequence GTGACGGACCTGACCACACAACTGGCCGATCAGCTGGATTGGCATTGGCGCGAGCAGCTCCGCCCGCGCCTGGACGGCCTCACCGACGACGGGTGGATCACCGGGGTGCGCTCGCTGTCGGCCGCCGACCTGACACGGCGCTGCGGCTCGGCCGAGGGGCCGTACGCCGATTACCCACTGTCCGAGCTGGTCTTGCACATCAATCGCGAAGCGATCCACCATGGTGCCGAGATCGCCTGCCTGCGCGACCTTTACGCGCATCGCCAAACCGTCAACCAGGAGGATTGA
- a CDS encoding NEW3 domain-containing protein, translated as MQLISARSTELFVGPQNTPLQLARVAVEGVTESIPLRIDGDGLHGEAIAEAGDEDVEIAVTVQRPIVGERRPARVHAGDHSVQFEFTVAEPGWTMFMVSHFHYDPVWWNTQGAYTSEWREDPPGKGRQTNGFELVHAHLEMARREPEYKFVLAEVDYLKPYWDTHPEDRADLRRFINEGRVEIMGGTYNEPNTNLTSPETTIRNLVHGIGFQRDVLGAHPATAWQLDVFGHDPQFPGMAADAGLTSSSWARGPHHQWGPTHSGGVEGMQFCSEFEWISPSGRGLLTHYMPAHYGAGWGMDSSASLVEAQDATYAVFEQLKRVALTRNVLLPVGTDYTPPNKWVTEIHRDWAARYTWPRFVCGLPKEFFAAVRAELDERGSAPSPQTRDMNPIYTGKDVSYIDTKQANRAAENAVLDAERYAVFAALMTGADYPQAALAKAWVQLAYGAHHDAITGSESDQVYLDLLTGWRDAWELGRAARDNSLALLSGALSSQAGDMVVWNSLTHRRTDIVTARVDPPLPAGARVRDTDGAELPAMVEHDGRSVTWLARDVPSLGWRAYRLVPAQDATGWESVPGHEIENEHYRLAVDPARGGAVVSLVQDGRELIADGRVGNELAVYDEYPAHPTQGEGPWHLLPKGPVVGSSESPAQVQAYRGPLGERIVVHGRIGELLCYTQTLTLWNGVPRVDCRTTIDDFTGADRLLRLRWPCPVPGAMPVSEVGDAVVGRGFALLHDGPRSVDTEHLPWTLDNPAYSWFGLSSAARVRLGNKGIRALSVAEVVSPSEASSGPLARELMVALVRAGVTATCSGADRPRYGNLAVDSNLPDVRIALGGPDRNAFTKAVLAEADPEYVEEFERQLSKRGRARVWVPAATTLAAAWVPGADLSGVRALPVLVIDGTDEKRLNAEIASVTDDLDDAEIVVIQRAGSGAEPFESRTVALLNRGVPSFAVESDGTLHTALLRSCTGWPSGTWIDEPRRTAPDGSNFQLQHWTHHFDYALTGGDGDWRHADIPNRSAQFSHPLHAVFCDQRRGTLASTGSLLHVEPADTVHVGAFKAAGNPLTAGRAEPVDPAAVALRLVESTGARTRVSIGSTLGKVGSLQLADLLETPQGRKRSIELHGYQVATVLARLKIPQAFDEPTALAPEAENAQPLYARYWLHNRGPAPLGGLPAVAHLHPQRLTAEPGGELTLRLTAASDCTDAELHGVVALVCPDGWSVTPAELPLRLGSGEHREADVVLTIPAAAAPGPYPIRAQLRIIGDNIPAAWHQTVEDVSIVEIDADQDTELVYLVDGPEEIAMRAGQTTRLAVTIGSHAAADLSAEAHLISPWGTWEWIGPASVGAVLPARSTVEFGFDVNPPPWLEPGQWWALIRVGCAGRLVYSPAVQVTVT; from the coding sequence ATGCAGCTGATTTCGGCGCGCTCGACCGAACTGTTCGTTGGGCCGCAGAACACGCCGCTACAGCTGGCCCGTGTCGCCGTCGAGGGGGTGACCGAGTCGATCCCGCTACGCATCGACGGCGACGGTCTGCACGGTGAGGCGATCGCCGAGGCAGGCGACGAGGACGTCGAGATTGCGGTGACCGTGCAGCGCCCGATCGTCGGTGAGCGGCGACCCGCCCGGGTGCACGCCGGCGACCACAGTGTTCAGTTCGAGTTCACCGTGGCCGAGCCGGGCTGGACGATGTTCATGGTCAGCCATTTCCATTACGACCCGGTGTGGTGGAACACCCAAGGCGCCTACACCAGTGAATGGCGAGAAGACCCGCCGGGCAAAGGTCGGCAGACCAACGGTTTCGAATTGGTGCACGCGCATCTGGAAATGGCCCGCCGCGAGCCCGAATACAAATTCGTGCTGGCCGAGGTGGACTACCTCAAGCCGTACTGGGACACCCACCCCGAGGACCGCGCCGACCTGCGCCGCTTCATCAACGAAGGCCGGGTCGAGATCATGGGCGGCACTTACAACGAACCCAACACCAACCTCACCAGCCCGGAGACGACGATCCGAAACCTGGTGCACGGCATTGGTTTTCAACGCGATGTGTTGGGTGCCCATCCGGCCACGGCATGGCAGCTCGACGTGTTCGGCCACGACCCGCAGTTCCCCGGGATGGCCGCCGATGCCGGGCTGACGTCGAGTTCGTGGGCCCGCGGACCACACCACCAGTGGGGACCGACCCACTCCGGCGGTGTCGAGGGCATGCAGTTCTGCAGCGAGTTCGAATGGATTTCGCCCTCCGGGCGCGGCCTGCTCACGCACTACATGCCGGCGCACTACGGGGCGGGCTGGGGGATGGATTCCTCGGCGTCACTGGTCGAGGCGCAAGACGCCACGTATGCGGTGTTCGAACAGCTCAAGAGGGTTGCGCTGACCCGCAACGTGCTGTTGCCGGTGGGCACCGACTACACCCCGCCGAACAAGTGGGTCACCGAAATCCACCGCGACTGGGCCGCGCGCTACACGTGGCCGCGATTCGTGTGCGGCCTGCCGAAGGAGTTCTTCGCCGCGGTGCGCGCCGAGCTGGACGAGCGAGGGTCGGCACCGTCCCCGCAGACGCGCGACATGAACCCGATCTACACCGGCAAGGACGTCTCCTACATCGACACGAAACAGGCCAACCGCGCTGCCGAAAACGCGGTGTTGGATGCCGAGCGCTACGCGGTGTTCGCCGCGCTGATGACCGGCGCCGACTACCCGCAGGCCGCACTGGCCAAGGCGTGGGTGCAGCTGGCCTACGGTGCGCACCACGACGCGATCACCGGCTCGGAATCCGACCAGGTCTACCTCGATCTGCTGACCGGTTGGCGCGACGCGTGGGAACTGGGTCGCGCGGCCCGCGACAACTCCCTGGCGCTGCTGTCGGGCGCCTTGAGTTCTCAGGCCGGTGACATGGTCGTCTGGAATTCGCTGACGCATCGGCGCACCGACATCGTCACCGCACGGGTCGATCCGCCGCTGCCCGCGGGGGCGCGGGTGCGCGACACCGACGGTGCCGAGCTGCCCGCAATGGTCGAGCATGACGGACGGTCGGTCACCTGGCTGGCTCGTGACGTCCCGTCGCTGGGCTGGCGGGCTTACCGGCTGGTTCCCGCCCAGGACGCGACCGGATGGGAGTCGGTGCCCGGACACGAGATCGAAAACGAGCACTACCGGTTGGCGGTGGACCCGGCCCGCGGCGGGGCGGTGGTGTCGTTGGTTCAGGACGGCCGCGAGCTGATCGCGGACGGGCGGGTGGGCAACGAGCTCGCCGTCTACGACGAATACCCGGCCCACCCGACTCAGGGCGAGGGACCTTGGCATCTGCTGCCCAAGGGGCCGGTGGTGGGCTCGTCGGAATCGCCGGCGCAGGTGCAGGCTTATCGCGGACCGCTCGGTGAGCGGATCGTCGTGCATGGCCGGATTGGCGAATTGCTCTGCTATACACAGACATTGACGCTGTGGAACGGCGTGCCCCGGGTGGATTGCCGCACCACGATCGACGACTTCACCGGTGCGGATCGGCTGCTGCGGCTGCGCTGGCCGTGTCCGGTGCCGGGCGCCATGCCGGTCAGCGAGGTGGGTGACGCCGTCGTCGGCCGCGGTTTCGCGTTGCTGCACGACGGACCTCGCTCGGTGGACACCGAGCACCTGCCGTGGACGTTGGACAACCCGGCCTACAGCTGGTTCGGTCTGTCGTCGGCTGCGCGGGTTAGGCTGGGAAACAAGGGTATTCGCGCGCTATCCGTAGCCGAGGTGGTGTCGCCGTCGGAAGCGTCCTCCGGACCGCTGGCGCGCGAGCTGATGGTCGCTCTGGTACGCGCCGGCGTAACGGCCACCTGCAGCGGCGCCGACCGGCCGCGCTACGGCAACCTGGCGGTCGACTCCAACCTGCCCGACGTCCGCATTGCGCTGGGCGGCCCTGACCGCAACGCCTTCACCAAAGCGGTACTCGCCGAAGCCGATCCGGAGTACGTCGAGGAATTCGAACGGCAGCTGTCGAAGCGGGGCCGGGCCAGGGTGTGGGTGCCCGCGGCGACGACATTGGCGGCGGCCTGGGTGCCCGGAGCCGACCTGAGCGGGGTGCGCGCGTTGCCCGTGCTGGTGATCGACGGCACCGACGAGAAGCGCCTCAACGCCGAAATAGCCTCGGTGACAGACGATCTCGATGACGCCGAGATCGTCGTCATACAGCGCGCCGGGTCGGGCGCAGAACCCTTCGAATCCCGCACGGTCGCGTTGCTCAACCGCGGCGTGCCGAGCTTCGCCGTCGAGAGCGACGGCACGCTGCACACCGCGCTGCTGCGGTCCTGCACCGGCTGGCCGTCCGGCACCTGGATCGACGAACCGCGGCGCACCGCGCCCGACGGGTCGAACTTCCAACTGCAGCACTGGACACACCACTTCGACTACGCGCTGACCGGCGGCGACGGCGACTGGCGGCACGCCGACATCCCGAACCGCAGCGCCCAGTTCTCTCATCCGCTGCACGCCGTCTTCTGCGATCAACGGCGAGGCACGCTGGCCTCCACCGGGTCGCTGCTGCACGTCGAGCCCGCGGATACGGTGCACGTCGGCGCGTTCAAGGCGGCCGGCAACCCGCTGACAGCCGGTCGCGCCGAGCCCGTCGACCCCGCCGCGGTGGCGCTGCGGCTCGTCGAATCGACCGGTGCCCGCACTCGGGTGTCGATCGGTTCGACGCTGGGCAAGGTGGGCTCGCTACAGCTCGCCGACCTGCTGGAGACGCCGCAGGGCCGCAAGCGGTCGATCGAGCTGCACGGTTATCAGGTCGCCACCGTGCTGGCCCGGCTCAAGATCCCCCAGGCATTCGATGAGCCCACCGCGCTGGCCCCGGAAGCCGAGAACGCCCAGCCGCTGTACGCGCGTTACTGGCTGCACAACCGGGGGCCGGCGCCGTTGGGCGGGCTACCGGCCGTCGCGCACCTGCACCCGCAGCGGTTGACCGCCGAGCCGGGCGGCGAGCTGACGCTGCGGCTCACCGCGGCCAGCGACTGTACCGACGCCGAACTGCACGGCGTGGTCGCGCTGGTGTGCCCGGACGGCTGGTCGGTGACCCCCGCCGAGCTGCCGCTGCGGCTCGGCAGCGGCGAGCACCGGGAAGCCGACGTAGTGCTGACGATCCCGGCCGCAGCTGCGCCCGGCCCATACCCGATCCGGGCGCAGCTGCGCATCATCGGGGACAACATCCCGGCCGCCTGGCACCAGACCGTCGAAGACGTGAGCATCGTCGAAATCGATGCGGACCAGGACACCGAGCTGGTCTACCTCGTCGACGGGCCCGAGGAGATCGCGATGCGCGCCGGGCAGACGACCCGGCTGGCTGTGACGATCGGCAGCCATGCCGCGGCAGACCTATCGGCCGAAGCCCATCTGATCAGCCCCTGGGGCACCTGGGAATGGATCGGCCCGGCCTCGGTCGGTGCGGTGTTGCCGGCCCGCAGCACCGTCGAGTTCGGCTTCGACGTCAACCCACCCCCGTGGCTGGAACCCGGCCAGTGGTGGGCCCTGATCCGGGTGGGCTGCGCCGGACGGCTGGTCTACTCGCCGGCGGTGCAGGTGACCGTGACATGA
- a CDS encoding DUF7158 domain-containing protein, with translation MSVQAVATVAGAPVAVEEVDAAEARLRSGPHAAALPARGTREGRQLRRWLTQLLVTERVVAAEVATRGLSVGDAPTEAELLPDVTARLEIGSVAAAALADPRARALFVDVTAAVRVSDLQVADYHARNPLRFAAAGPDRHGWRAPSGVEPPPVAVRAAVTEHLRGAARRRAFRLWLDERRAALVVLAPGYEHPGDPRQPDNTHRH, from the coding sequence ATGAGCGTGCAGGCGGTTGCTACCGTCGCCGGCGCACCCGTCGCGGTTGAGGAGGTCGACGCGGCCGAGGCGCGATTGCGCAGCGGCCCGCACGCGGCGGCGTTGCCTGCCCGCGGCACCAGGGAGGGCCGCCAACTGCGGCGCTGGCTCACGCAACTTCTGGTGACCGAACGCGTGGTCGCGGCCGAGGTGGCCACCCGCGGATTGAGCGTCGGCGACGCGCCGACCGAGGCCGAGCTGCTGCCCGACGTGACGGCCCGGCTGGAGATCGGCAGTGTGGCCGCGGCGGCGCTGGCGGATCCGCGGGCGCGCGCGCTGTTCGTCGACGTGACGGCCGCGGTCCGAGTCAGCGATCTACAGGTGGCCGACTATCACGCCCGCAATCCGCTGCGGTTCGCCGCGGCGGGCCCCGACCGCCACGGCTGGCGCGCGCCGTCGGGTGTCGAGCCGCCGCCGGTGGCGGTGCGCGCCGCGGTCACCGAGCATCTGCGCGGCGCCGCGCGCCGTCGCGCCTTCCGGCTGTGGCTGGACGAGCGCCGCGCCGCACTGGTGGTGCTCGCGCCCGGCTACGAGCATCCCGGTGACCCCCGCCAACCCGACAACACCCATCGGCATTGA
- a CDS encoding ROK family protein — translation MLTLGLDIGGTKIAAGLVDSDGKLVYNATRPTPPGGSAEQVWEVVAAMVAEALAAAGGAVRAVGIASAGPIDLRTGTVSPINIKGWQHFPLRDRVVAAVPGVPVRLGGDGLCMALGEHWQGAGRGAGFLLAMVVSTGVGGGLVLNGAPYTGRTGNAGHVGHVVVEEGGERCACGGRGCVETVAAGPWMVRWARANGWSAPPVAGARELAAAAADGDAVALRAFRRGATGLAAMIASVAAVCDLDLVVIGGGVAKSGRVLFDPLHAVLADYAGLDFLAGLRVVPAVLGGEAGLVGAARLAGA, via the coding sequence GTGCTTACTCTCGGTTTGGACATCGGCGGCACGAAAATCGCTGCGGGACTTGTGGATTCCGACGGCAAGCTGGTCTACAACGCGACCCGTCCGACCCCGCCCGGCGGTTCGGCCGAACAGGTCTGGGAAGTGGTCGCCGCCATGGTCGCCGAGGCCCTAGCGGCGGCCGGCGGTGCGGTCCGCGCGGTGGGGATCGCGTCGGCCGGGCCCATCGACCTGCGCACCGGAACCGTCAGTCCGATCAATATCAAAGGGTGGCAACACTTTCCGTTACGGGACCGGGTCGTGGCTGCGGTGCCCGGGGTGCCGGTGCGGCTGGGCGGTGACGGATTGTGCATGGCCCTCGGTGAGCATTGGCAAGGCGCGGGGCGCGGTGCGGGCTTTCTGTTGGCCATGGTGGTGTCGACCGGCGTCGGGGGCGGATTGGTGCTCAACGGCGCGCCTTACACCGGGCGCACCGGCAATGCCGGGCATGTCGGTCACGTGGTGGTCGAAGAGGGCGGTGAGCGGTGCGCGTGCGGGGGCCGCGGGTGCGTCGAGACAGTCGCGGCCGGTCCGTGGATGGTGCGCTGGGCGCGGGCCAACGGATGGTCGGCGCCGCCGGTTGCCGGCGCTCGCGAGTTGGCCGCCGCAGCGGCGGATGGGGATGCGGTAGCGCTGCGCGCATTCCGGCGAGGCGCCACCGGGCTCGCGGCGATGATCGCTTCGGTGGCGGCGGTCTGCGACCTGGACCTCGTCGTCATCGGGGGAGGAGTCGCAAAGTCCGGCCGCGTGTTGTTCGACCCGTTGCACGCGGTGCTGGCCGATTACGCCGGGCTGGATTTCCTGGCCGGGTTGCGGGTGGTGCCCGCCGTGCTAGGCGGCGAGGCCGGCCTGGTCGGCGCGGCCCGGCTCGCGGGGGCCTAG
- the rplJ gene encoding 50S ribosomal protein L10: protein MAKADKATAVADIVEQFSASTATVITEYRGLTVANLAELRRSLAGSATYTVAKNTLIKRAATEAGIEGLDELFAGPTAIAFVRGEPVDAAKAIKTFAKENKALVIKGGYMDGHPLTVAEVERIADLESREVLLAKLAGAMKGNLAKAAGLFNAPVSQFARLAAALQEKKAADPAAAAAPAAEPAPEAAASEAPAEAEAPAEAEAPAEAPADAE, encoded by the coding sequence ATGGCCAAAGCCGACAAGGCCACCGCCGTAGCGGACATTGTCGAGCAGTTCAGCGCCTCGACCGCGACCGTCATCACCGAGTACCGCGGCCTGACGGTCGCCAACCTGGCTGAGCTGCGCCGCTCGCTGGCGGGTTCGGCCACCTACACCGTGGCTAAGAACACGCTGATCAAGCGGGCAGCGACCGAAGCCGGGATCGAGGGTCTTGACGAGTTGTTCGCGGGTCCGACGGCCATCGCGTTCGTCAGGGGCGAACCGGTTGACGCCGCCAAGGCCATCAAGACCTTCGCCAAGGAGAACAAGGCGCTGGTCATCAAGGGTGGCTACATGGATGGCCACCCGCTGACGGTGGCCGAGGTCGAGCGGATCGCCGACCTGGAATCCCGCGAGGTGCTGCTGGCCAAGCTGGCCGGTGCTATGAAGGGCAACCTCGCCAAGGCTGCCGGCCTGTTCAACGCTCCGGTCTCGCAGTTCGCCCGCCTCGCGGCCGCCCTGCAAGAGAAGAAGGCGGCCGACCCGGCTGCCGCGGCGGCTCCGGCCGCAGAACCCGCTCCCGAGGCGGCCGCTTCGGAAGCCCCCGCCGAGGCGGAAGCCCCCGCCGAGGCGGAAGCACCCGCCGAGGCACCGGCCGACGCCGAATAA
- the rplL gene encoding 50S ribosomal protein L7/L12, which produces MAKISTDDLLDVFKEMTLLELSDFVKKFEETFEVTAAAPVAVAAAGGAAAGGAPAEAAEEQSEFDVILEAAGDKKIGVIKVVREIVSGLGLKEAKDLVDGAPKPLLEKVAKEAAEEAKGKLEAAGATVTVK; this is translated from the coding sequence ATGGCAAAAATCTCCACCGATGACCTGCTCGACGTCTTCAAGGAAATGACCCTGCTCGAGCTCTCGGACTTCGTGAAGAAGTTCGAAGAGACCTTCGAGGTCACCGCGGCCGCCCCGGTCGCCGTTGCTGCTGCCGGCGGCGCCGCCGCCGGCGGTGCGCCCGCCGAGGCCGCCGAAGAGCAGTCGGAGTTCGACGTCATCCTCGAGGCCGCCGGCGACAAGAAGATCGGCGTCATCAAGGTCGTCCGCGAGATCGTCTCCGGCCTGGGCCTCAAAGAGGCCAAGGACCTGGTCGACGGCGCACCCAAGCCGCTGCTGGAGAAGGTCGCCAAGGAAGCCGCCGAGGAGGCCAAGGGCAAGCTCGAGGCCGCCGGCGCTACCGTCACGGTCAAGTAG
- a CDS encoding TetR/AcrR family transcriptional regulator, translating to MTSEIQRSVRDEMLHAAVGLLDEHGPDALQTRKVAGAAGTSTMSVYTHFGGMRALIEAVAEEGLRQFDQAQTVPQTADPVADLFVTGAAYRRYAIERPHMYRLMFGSTSAHGINAPAGNILTLTVADIEQHHPSFAHVVGAVRRCMQAGRITVGGADDDASVVATAAQFWALMHGFVMLELAGYYGDDGSAIAPVLNAMTSNLLVALGDTAERVAQSVRSAFPD from the coding sequence ATGACTTCGGAAATTCAGCGCAGTGTTCGCGACGAGATGCTGCACGCCGCGGTCGGCCTGCTCGACGAGCACGGGCCCGACGCCCTGCAAACCCGCAAAGTGGCGGGCGCAGCGGGGACCTCGACGATGTCGGTGTACACCCACTTCGGCGGGATGCGCGCGTTGATCGAAGCGGTCGCCGAGGAAGGGTTGCGGCAATTCGACCAGGCCCAAACGGTGCCGCAGACCGCCGACCCGGTCGCCGATCTGTTCGTCACCGGCGCCGCCTACCGCCGCTACGCCATCGAGCGCCCACACATGTATCGCCTGATGTTCGGCAGCACCAGTGCGCACGGCATCAACGCACCGGCCGGCAATATTCTGACGCTCACGGTCGCCGACATCGAGCAGCACCACCCGAGCTTCGCGCATGTGGTGGGTGCGGTGCGCCGGTGCATGCAAGCCGGCCGGATCACCGTGGGTGGCGCGGACGACGATGCGTCCGTCGTGGCCACCGCGGCCCAGTTCTGGGCCTTGATGCACGGGTTCGTGATGCTGGAGTTGGCCGGGTACTACGGTGACGACGGATCGGCGATCGCTCCGGTGCTCAACGCGATGACGTCGAATCTGCTTGTCGCCCTGGGAGATACAGCCGAGCGGGTGGCACAGTCAGTGCGGTCGGCGTTTCCCGACTGA